The Nocardia arthritidis genome has a window encoding:
- the ftsE gene encoding cell division ATP-binding protein FtsE codes for MITMRNVTKSYKTSTRPALDNVSVEVDKGEFVFIIGPSGSGKSTFMRLLLREEAPTAGEIQVADFRVDRLPGRKVPKLRQRMGVVFQDFRLLQQKTVQQNVAFALEVIGKRRQFIERTVPEVLDMVGLGGKADRLPSELSGGEQQRVAIARAFVNRPLVLLADEPTGNLDPDTSGDIMMLLERINRTGTTVLMATHDSHIVDAMRRRVVELDRGKLMRDESTGVYGVDR; via the coding sequence GTGATAACCATGCGGAACGTCACCAAGTCCTACAAGACGTCGACGCGGCCCGCGCTGGACAATGTCTCGGTCGAGGTGGACAAGGGCGAATTCGTCTTCATCATCGGACCGTCCGGTTCGGGCAAGTCGACGTTCATGCGCCTGCTGCTGCGCGAGGAGGCCCCGACGGCCGGCGAGATCCAGGTCGCCGACTTCCGGGTCGACCGGCTGCCCGGCCGCAAGGTGCCGAAGCTGCGTCAGCGCATGGGCGTGGTGTTCCAGGACTTCCGGCTGCTGCAGCAGAAGACGGTGCAGCAGAATGTGGCGTTCGCGCTGGAGGTGATCGGCAAGCGGCGCCAGTTCATCGAGCGCACGGTGCCCGAGGTGCTCGACATGGTCGGGCTCGGCGGCAAAGCCGACCGACTACCGAGCGAGCTGTCCGGTGGTGAACAGCAGCGGGTGGCGATCGCCCGCGCGTTCGTCAACCGGCCGCTGGTGCTGCTGGCCGACGAGCCGACCGGCAACCTGGATCCGGACACCAGCGGGGACATCATGATGCTGCTCGAGCGGATCAACCGCACCGGCACCACGGTGCTGATGGCCACCCACGACAGCCATATCGTGGACGCCATGCGCAGGCGGGTGGTCGAGCTCGATCGCGGCAAGCTGATGCGTGACGAGTCGACCGGCGTGTACGGGGTGGATCGGTAA
- a CDS encoding mechanosensitive ion channel family protein: MTVFLASPSGTLDWLRSDGLEIVLYVLGAMLFSRFATYLRDRLTRKIDTQFRSSDALVRSEAAKHRHALAQVITWVVLVIVYVLVGMAVLERLGFQVSGLVAPAAVLGAALGFGAQRIVQDILAGFFLITERQYGFGDVVRIAVTGQPEPAEGTVEDVTLRITTVRNSNGEVITVPNGQIVKVTNLSKDWARAAVDVPVPASADIKRINEILDEVGTEAYSDPLLQPLLLDKPSVMGVEDLTVDTMNIRMVARTLPGKQFDVGRELRVRVAAALRREGISENS, translated from the coding sequence ATGACCGTTTTCCTCGCCTCCCCGTCGGGCACGCTGGACTGGCTGCGATCCGACGGCCTGGAGATCGTGCTCTACGTCCTGGGCGCGATGCTCTTCAGCCGATTCGCGACCTACCTGCGCGACCGGCTGACCCGCAAGATCGACACCCAGTTCCGCAGCAGCGATGCGCTGGTGCGATCCGAGGCGGCCAAACATCGGCATGCGCTCGCCCAGGTGATCACCTGGGTGGTACTGGTCATCGTCTACGTGCTCGTCGGCATGGCGGTGTTGGAGCGCTTGGGTTTTCAGGTCAGTGGCCTTGTCGCGCCCGCGGCGGTGCTCGGCGCCGCGCTCGGTTTCGGCGCGCAGCGCATCGTCCAGGACATTCTGGCGGGCTTCTTCCTGATTACGGAGCGGCAGTACGGATTCGGTGATGTGGTTCGCATCGCGGTGACCGGACAACCAGAGCCCGCGGAAGGTACGGTCGAGGATGTGACCTTGCGGATCACCACGGTCCGCAACTCGAACGGTGAGGTGATCACCGTCCCCAACGGCCAGATCGTGAAAGTCACGAATCTGTCGAAGGATTGGGCGCGCGCCGCGGTCGATGTGCCGGTTCCGGCGAGCGCCGACATCAAACGGATCAACGAGATCCTGGACGAGGTCGGTACAGAGGCGTACAGCGACCCCTTACTGCAACCGTTGCTGCTCGACAAGCCCAGTGTGATGGGCGTCGAGGATCTGACGGTGGACACGATGAATATCCGAATGGTTGCCCGCACGTTGCCAGGCAAACAATTCGATGTCGGTCGCGAACTGCGGGTGCGGGTGGCCGCGGCATTGCGCCGGGAGGGAATAAGTGAGAACTCGTAA
- a CDS encoding TetR/AcrR family transcriptional regulator: protein MSETRKRVPAGAAVMQPQVTAAITEAAFAELAEVGYGKLSMEAVARRAGVSKPTLYRRWPAKEQLVIALITQVAVAAADTPDTGTLRGDLLAFLEITLLGVSHPLAARIIPDLFAESMRNPALREALQIGIGQSRRAKVAEMLRRAIARGELPAGLDLELALDFLVAPMFWRSINGGDLEAPGYLDRLVDMLIAAFHG from the coding sequence ATGTCAGAGACCCGCAAACGCGTCCCCGCCGGTGCCGCCGTCATGCAGCCGCAGGTCACCGCGGCGATCACCGAGGCCGCCTTCGCCGAGCTCGCCGAGGTCGGCTACGGGAAGCTGTCCATGGAGGCGGTCGCACGCCGGGCCGGGGTGAGCAAACCGACGCTGTACCGGCGCTGGCCCGCCAAGGAACAGCTGGTCATCGCGCTGATCACCCAGGTCGCGGTGGCCGCGGCCGATACGCCCGACACCGGGACGTTGCGCGGTGACCTGCTGGCCTTCCTGGAGATCACCCTGCTCGGTGTATCCCACCCCCTGGCGGCGCGGATCATCCCGGATCTATTTGCCGAATCGATGCGCAACCCGGCGCTGCGCGAAGCGCTGCAGATCGGCATCGGCCAGTCCCGGCGTGCGAAGGTGGCCGAAATGCTGCGCCGCGCCATCGCGCGCGGCGAGCTGCCCGCCGGGCTCGATCTCGAGCTGGCGCTGGATTTCCTTGTGGCGCCGATGTTCTGGCGTTCGATCAACGGCGGCGACCTCGAAGCCCCCGGCTACCTCGACAGACTGGTCGACATGCTGATCGCCGCCTTCCACGGCTGA
- a CDS encoding alpha/beta hydrolase family protein encodes MKFLFDDESFSFETLRAAGFACYGGAELGEVLVTAAHIPNGDEDAWLREWKATATRVHAIGDDSLAKGHRVSAREALLRASNYYRTAEFYRRDNPATDPEARELSRLSRETFAAAAELMDTPVRAVSIPYGDTTLPGYLFLVDDSGAPRPTVIFNSGFDSTLEEAYFVIAAGALARGYQVLAFDGPGQGAVIREQGLPFRHDWEAVVSPVVDYALTQPEIDPARIALYGYSLGGYLVARAAAFEPRIAALILNDGLFNFHAITRMMPEFLVEWVKSGRDTEADAVLRLIMTASTTLRWAVRNGIWTFGATGGADFLRRTEPFTMAGISDRIACPTLVLDAEEDMFFTGEAVRMYEALTCPKELIVGTAAEGAGAHCHMGAMLRTNQRVFDWLATVFA; translated from the coding sequence ATGAAATTCCTGTTCGATGACGAATCCTTCTCGTTCGAGACGCTGCGTGCCGCCGGGTTCGCCTGCTACGGCGGCGCGGAACTCGGCGAGGTGCTGGTCACCGCCGCACACATCCCGAACGGCGACGAAGACGCCTGGCTGCGCGAATGGAAGGCAACCGCCACCAGAGTGCACGCCATCGGCGATGACAGCCTGGCCAAGGGCCACCGGGTCAGCGCCCGCGAGGCCCTGCTGCGCGCCTCGAACTACTACCGCACCGCCGAGTTCTACCGGCGCGACAACCCGGCCACCGATCCGGAGGCCAGGGAACTGTCCCGCCTGTCCCGCGAAACCTTCGCCGCCGCAGCCGAATTGATGGATACCCCGGTCCGCGCGGTATCGATTCCCTACGGCGACACCACACTTCCGGGATACCTTTTCCTGGTTGACGATTCGGGTGCGCCGCGACCCACCGTGATCTTCAACAGCGGATTCGACTCGACCCTGGAAGAGGCCTACTTCGTCATCGCCGCAGGCGCTTTGGCCCGCGGCTACCAGGTACTCGCCTTCGACGGTCCAGGGCAGGGCGCGGTCATCCGGGAGCAGGGCCTGCCGTTCCGGCACGATTGGGAAGCCGTCGTCAGCCCCGTCGTCGACTACGCGCTGACGCAGCCGGAAATCGATCCCGCGCGAATCGCGTTGTACGGCTACAGCCTCGGCGGTTATCTGGTCGCCCGCGCAGCCGCCTTCGAACCCCGCATCGCCGCGCTGATCCTCAACGACGGACTGTTCAATTTCCACGCGATCACCCGCATGATGCCCGAATTCCTGGTGGAGTGGGTGAAGTCGGGCCGCGACACGGAGGCGGACGCCGTCCTGCGGTTGATCATGACCGCCAGTACCACCCTGCGTTGGGCGGTACGCAACGGCATCTGGACCTTCGGCGCCACGGGCGGTGCCGACTTCCTCCGCCGGACCGAGCCGTTCACCATGGCCGGAATCAGCGACCGGATCGCCTGCCCCACACTGGTTTTGGACGCGGAGGAAGATATGTTCTTCACGGGTGAGGCGGTGCGCATGTACGAGGCGCTCACCTGCCCGAAGGAGCTGATCGTCGGCACCGCCGCCGAAGGCGCGGGCGCGCACTGCCACATGGGTGCGATGCTGCGCACCAACCAGCGCGTCTTCGACTGGCTGGCAACCGTTTTCGCCTAG
- the prfB gene encoding peptide chain release factor 2, with amino-acid sequence MHPDVSADLAELDATMKTIESVLDIDELRRRIDELEHQAADPELWNDQDHAQRVTSELSHAQGELSRVEKLRERLDDLPVLYELAEAEEGESRTSALAEADAERAALHSDVEAMEVRTLLSGEYDKREALVNIRSGAGGVDAADWAEMLMRMYIRWAERHKYAVEVYDTSYAEEAGIKSATFAVKAPYAYGTLSVEMGTHRLVRISPFDNQGRRQTSFAEVEVLPVVETTDHIEVPETEIRVDVYRSSGPGGQSVNTTDSAVRITHLPTGIVVTCQNEKSQLQNKISAMRVLQAKLLERKRQEERAEMDALKTNEGASWGNQMRSYVLHPYQMVKDLRTNYEVNNPDAVLNGDLDGFIESGIRWRMREKAAS; translated from the coding sequence GTGCATCCTGACGTTTCCGCCGATCTCGCCGAACTCGACGCCACCATGAAGACGATCGAGTCGGTGCTCGATATCGACGAGCTGCGCCGTCGCATCGATGAGCTCGAGCATCAGGCCGCAGATCCCGAGCTGTGGAACGACCAGGACCACGCCCAGCGGGTGACCAGCGAGCTGTCGCACGCGCAGGGCGAGCTGAGCCGGGTGGAGAAGCTGCGGGAACGCCTCGACGATCTGCCGGTGCTGTACGAATTGGCCGAGGCGGAGGAGGGCGAGTCCCGGACGTCCGCGCTGGCCGAGGCCGATGCCGAGCGGGCCGCGCTGCACAGCGATGTGGAGGCGATGGAGGTCCGCACCCTGCTGTCGGGTGAGTACGACAAGCGGGAGGCGCTGGTCAACATCCGCTCCGGCGCCGGCGGCGTCGATGCCGCCGACTGGGCGGAGATGCTGATGCGCATGTACATCCGCTGGGCCGAGCGGCACAAGTACGCGGTGGAGGTATACGACACCTCCTACGCCGAGGAGGCGGGCATCAAGAGCGCGACCTTCGCGGTGAAGGCGCCGTACGCCTACGGCACGCTATCGGTCGAGATGGGCACCCACCGCCTGGTGCGGATCAGCCCGTTCGACAACCAGGGCCGCCGCCAGACCTCCTTCGCCGAGGTCGAGGTGCTGCCGGTGGTGGAGACCACCGACCACATCGAGGTGCCGGAGACCGAGATCCGGGTGGACGTGTACCGGTCGTCGGGTCCCGGCGGGCAGAGCGTCAACACCACCGACTCCGCGGTCCGCATCACCCACCTGCCCACCGGCATCGTCGTCACCTGCCAGAACGAGAAATCGCAGCTGCAGAACAAGATTTCGGCGATGCGCGTGCTGCAGGCCAAGCTGTTGGAGCGCAAGCGCCAGGAGGAGCGCGCCGAGATGGACGCGCTGAAGACCAACGAGGGCGCCTCCTGGGGCAATCAGATGCGCTCGTATGTGCTGCACCCCTACCAGATGGTCAAGGATCTGCGCACCAACTACGAGGTGAACAACCCGGACGCGGTGCTGAACGGCGATCTGGACGGGTTCATCGAATCCGGTATCCGCTGGCGCATGCGCGAAAAGGCCGCCAGCTGA
- a CDS encoding helix-turn-helix domain-containing protein, with protein sequence MSDNELGLFLRMKRESVTPAEAGLPAGPRRRTSGLRRAEVAMLADVSVEYIIRLEQGRDRHPSAEVLTALADALRMSPSERVHLYRMTKIPSSAFHCLGGAQPNRVVRPFVMSLLEQLEPAPAAVVNRLCEVLACTDGYRALMGPIGLLDGGLPANVVRYIFTDERAKAAYPDWGHVADKTVATLKQGPVQGDSLISALVEELTVTVGAEFTDRMRNIPGLAAANGIERMTHPEVGELRLAFETLELSADDDQRIVVRLPADPAAARALDLLAGRRPGALRAVSGFVDRGVG encoded by the coding sequence GTGAGCGATAACGAGTTGGGGCTGTTCCTGCGCATGAAGCGCGAATCGGTCACACCCGCCGAGGCCGGACTGCCCGCCGGGCCGCGCAGGCGCACATCCGGGCTGCGCCGCGCCGAGGTCGCGATGCTCGCGGATGTCAGCGTCGAATACATCATCCGGTTGGAGCAGGGCCGGGACCGGCATCCGTCCGCCGAGGTGCTGACCGCGCTCGCCGACGCGCTGCGCATGTCGCCGAGCGAGCGGGTGCACCTGTATCGCATGACGAAGATCCCGAGTTCGGCTTTCCATTGTCTGGGCGGCGCGCAGCCGAATCGGGTGGTGCGCCCATTCGTCATGAGCCTGCTGGAGCAGTTGGAGCCCGCGCCCGCCGCCGTCGTCAATCGGCTCTGCGAGGTGCTGGCCTGCACCGACGGCTACCGCGCGCTGATGGGTCCGATCGGCCTGCTCGATGGCGGCCTGCCCGCCAATGTCGTTCGTTATATCTTCACCGACGAGCGGGCGAAGGCCGCATATCCGGATTGGGGTCACGTCGCGGACAAGACCGTGGCGACGCTGAAACAGGGTCCGGTGCAAGGTGATTCGCTGATTTCGGCGCTGGTGGAGGAGCTGACGGTCACCGTCGGCGCGGAGTTCACCGACCGCATGCGCAACATTCCGGGCCTGGCCGCCGCCAACGGTATCGAGCGGATGACCCACCCGGAGGTCGGCGAGCTGCGCCTGGCCTTCGAAACCCTGGAGCTGTCCGCCGACGACGATCAGCGGATCGTGGTCCGGCTGCCCGCCGATCCCGCGGCCGCCCGTGCGCTCGACCTGCTGGCCGGCCGCAGGCCCGGCGCGCTGCGGGCGGTATCGGGTTTCGTCGACCGCGGCGTCGGCTAG
- a CDS encoding NADPH-dependent FMN reductase yields MSRLKLAVIIGSVREGRFGPVVARWFAEQAEAHGAFDIDVIDLAEMTLPLELPATSPMLDPNPPRPEGMRELTRRLDAADAMVIVTPDINRSYPASIKTAIDWHFTQWQHKTIGFVGYSGNSGGLLAIEHLRQVFNELNAHTVRDYVSFPRYYLLFDEAGRLRQPDEPAAAAQRMLDQLHWWASALAAARAVPAGV; encoded by the coding sequence ATGTCCCGTTTGAAGCTCGCGGTGATCATCGGCAGCGTCCGCGAGGGCCGGTTCGGCCCGGTGGTCGCCCGCTGGTTCGCCGAACAGGCCGAAGCGCACGGCGCCTTCGATATCGACGTGATCGATCTCGCCGAAATGACGCTGCCGCTGGAACTTCCGGCCACCTCGCCGATGCTCGACCCGAATCCGCCTCGGCCGGAAGGGATGCGCGAGCTGACCCGGCGGCTCGACGCGGCCGACGCCATGGTGATCGTCACGCCGGATATCAACCGCAGCTACCCGGCCTCGATCAAAACCGCCATCGACTGGCACTTCACCCAGTGGCAGCACAAGACGATCGGATTCGTCGGCTACAGCGGCAACAGCGGTGGCCTGCTCGCCATCGAACACCTGCGTCAGGTGTTCAACGAGCTCAATGCGCACACGGTGCGCGATTACGTCTCGTTCCCGCGCTACTACCTGCTCTTCGACGAGGCGGGCCGACTGCGCCAACCCGATGAGCCCGCCGCGGCGGCTCAGCGCATGCTCGACCAATTGCATTGGTGGGCAAGCGCGTTGGCCGCGGCCCGGGCGGTCCCGGCCGGGGTGTGA
- a CDS encoding VOC family protein has protein sequence MRILGVDNVLAPVGDLAAAIEFYRGKLGLTMKFELPAHGIALFAIADEAPGIMVRTDPDAGSGQTPAMRLWLEVPDARIAAAELVRRGIPPLAEPFEVGTGWVVEVADPWGNVIGLTDYTKRPELARGTASGE, from the coding sequence GTGCGGATTCTCGGCGTCGACAATGTGCTGGCTCCGGTGGGAGATCTCGCGGCGGCCATCGAGTTCTATCGCGGCAAGCTGGGTTTGACCATGAAATTCGAGCTGCCCGCGCACGGCATCGCGCTATTCGCCATCGCCGACGAGGCGCCCGGGATCATGGTCCGGACCGATCCCGACGCGGGCAGCGGGCAGACCCCGGCCATGCGGCTCTGGCTGGAGGTGCCCGATGCCAGAATCGCGGCCGCCGAACTCGTCCGGCGCGGCATCCCACCGCTGGCCGAGCCGTTCGAGGTCGGCACGGGCTGGGTCGTCGAAGTCGCCGACCCGTGGGGCAACGTCATCGGTTTGACCGACTACACCAAGCGGCCGGAGCTCGCCCGCGGCACCGCATCCGGCGAGTAG
- the hisN gene encoding histidinol-phosphatase — translation MAHTSDLELALRLADAADAITRARFGALDLRVDAKPDLTPVSDADLAVEKSLRELLEQQRSGDAVLGEEFGGSAEFSGRQWVIDPIDGTKNFVRGVPIWSTLIALLEDGVPVVGVVSAPALARRWWAAAGSGAWASFEGEAAKPISVSAVGELGSASLAFSSLSGWRDRGLRDRFIALTDEVWRVRGYGDFLSYCLLAEGAVDIATEPEVSLWDLAALDILVREAGGRFTALDGTAGPHGGDAVATNGLLHDEVLTRLRV, via the coding sequence GTGGCACACACCTCCGATCTCGAACTTGCCCTGCGGCTGGCCGATGCGGCCGATGCGATCACCCGGGCGCGTTTCGGCGCGCTCGATCTGCGGGTGGACGCCAAACCGGACCTGACCCCGGTGTCGGATGCCGACCTCGCGGTGGAGAAGTCGCTGCGCGAACTGCTCGAACAGCAGCGGTCGGGCGATGCGGTGCTCGGCGAGGAGTTCGGCGGGAGTGCCGAATTCAGCGGCAGGCAGTGGGTGATCGACCCGATCGACGGCACCAAGAATTTCGTGCGCGGGGTGCCGATCTGGTCGACCTTGATCGCGCTGCTCGAGGACGGTGTCCCCGTGGTCGGCGTTGTCAGCGCGCCCGCACTGGCGCGCCGCTGGTGGGCCGCTGCCGGGTCGGGCGCCTGGGCGAGCTTCGAAGGTGAAGCGGCGAAACCGATTTCGGTATCCGCGGTGGGTGAGCTCGGCTCGGCCAGCCTGGCCTTCTCCAGCCTCTCCGGCTGGCGCGACCGTGGACTGCGCGACCGGTTCATCGCGCTCACCGACGAGGTGTGGCGGGTTCGCGGCTACGGCGATTTCCTCAGCTACTGCCTGCTGGCGGAGGGCGCCGTCGATATCGCCACCGAACCCGAGGTATCGCTGTGGGATCTGGCGGCGCTCGACATCCTGGTCCGCGAGGCGGGCGGCCGGTTCACCGCGCTCGACGGTACGGCCGGCCCGCACGGCGGCGACGCCGTCGCCACCAACGGCCTGCTGCACGACGAGGTGCTTACCCGGCTGCGGGTTTAG
- a CDS encoding GNAT family N-acetyltransferase → MPEPAPMIAATAEDAADIARLRDRLAGWMVERGIRQWFPGEYPAERMALEAERGEWFVWRGAQGELVATVRLIWRDPDFWGADDAEAGYIHGLMVAPEFRGNDLGSRIIRFCADRTIARGISVQRLDVVSTNPVLRKFYDTQGFIEVREAPLPPQFTGDRRVVLMEKLLD, encoded by the coding sequence ATGCCGGAACCCGCGCCCATGATCGCCGCGACCGCCGAGGACGCCGCGGATATCGCCCGCCTGCGCGATCGGTTGGCCGGCTGGATGGTGGAACGCGGTATCCGCCAATGGTTTCCGGGCGAATACCCGGCCGAGCGGATGGCGCTGGAGGCCGAGCGCGGCGAATGGTTCGTCTGGCGCGGCGCGCAGGGCGAACTGGTCGCGACGGTCCGGCTGATCTGGCGCGATCCCGATTTCTGGGGTGCGGACGACGCCGAGGCCGGATATATCCACGGGCTCATGGTCGCCCCGGAGTTCCGCGGTAACGACCTCGGCTCCCGGATCATCCGCTTCTGCGCCGACCGCACCATCGCCCGCGGCATCTCGGTGCAGCGCCTCGATGTGGTGTCGACCAATCCGGTGCTCAGAAAGTTCTATGACACACAGGGATTCATCGAGGTCAGGGAGGCGCCGCTGCCGCCGCAGTTCACCGGTGACCGTCGAGTGGTGCTGATGGAGAAGCTGCTGGACTAA
- a CDS encoding SMP-30/gluconolactonase/LRE family protein yields the protein MINGLGSRRIRAALVAAGLAIGVVAAVPGSAAAQSCAQGWEVSTIVSGIGNLENLDADGGGGFYLTGIIDGYLGHVDAAGTFEKLVTGLDHPAGVRVAGRYVYFLTGDGVAEAPGTLRRYNRDTGEVEVLLTDLNGPNGLLLLPDGDLLFTTIGINGAPTGIGRYRPATGEYTKTWSNVPWTNGIALAPDGKSIYTDNLMLQVFRVPLDAPNDVTVVAGPPQLLALPDDMEATRDGKLFLAEHLQGAVYQIDPATGAACSIVTGLIKPGPFRNPPDGATSVRIAKDGDSWALYVTSMDGALRKLRPPAGIDLTPADPTHR from the coding sequence ATGATCAACGGGCTGGGGAGTAGACGGATTCGGGCCGCCTTGGTTGCGGCCGGGCTGGCGATCGGCGTGGTAGCCGCCGTTCCCGGCTCGGCGGCGGCGCAATCCTGTGCGCAGGGCTGGGAAGTCAGCACGATCGTGAGCGGCATCGGGAATCTGGAGAATCTCGACGCCGATGGCGGCGGGGGTTTCTACCTCACCGGGATCATCGACGGCTATCTCGGACACGTCGACGCGGCCGGGACTTTCGAAAAGCTCGTGACGGGTCTCGATCATCCGGCGGGCGTCCGAGTGGCGGGCCGCTACGTCTACTTCCTGACCGGTGACGGCGTGGCGGAGGCGCCGGGAACCCTGCGCCGGTACAACCGCGACACCGGCGAGGTCGAGGTATTGCTCACCGATCTCAACGGACCCAACGGATTGCTGCTTCTGCCCGACGGCGACCTGCTGTTCACCACGATCGGTATCAACGGCGCGCCCACCGGAATCGGCCGCTACCGGCCCGCCACCGGTGAGTACACCAAGACCTGGTCGAATGTGCCGTGGACCAACGGAATCGCGCTCGCACCGGATGGAAAGTCCATCTACACCGACAATCTCATGCTTCAGGTGTTCCGCGTCCCTCTCGACGCGCCGAATGACGTGACGGTGGTCGCGGGCCCGCCGCAACTGCTCGCGCTGCCCGACGATATGGAAGCCACCCGCGACGGCAAACTCTTTCTCGCCGAACATCTGCAGGGCGCCGTTTACCAGATCGATCCGGCCACCGGTGCGGCCTGCTCGATTGTCACCGGCCTGATCAAGCCGGGACCGTTCCGGAATCCGCCGGACGGCGCGACCTCGGTGCGTATCGCGAAAGACGGTGACTCATGGGCGCTTTACGTCACCAGCATGGACGGCGCGCTGCGCAAGCTGCGCCCGCCCGCCGGAATCGACCTCACCCCGGCCGATCCGACGCACCGCTGA
- a CDS encoding ArnT family glycosyltransferase, which yields MRRGPAYAAGPWDAVGVFYVAALFAMLLTSLATRYGYHRDEMYFLAAGRHLDWAYPDQPVLTPLLARAMSAIDPDSLLLLRAPAILAATVVVICAGFMAREFGGGRGAQALAAGAVACSPLLMGAGHMLNTEVFDLAAWSVVGVLVLRLMADGAAARWWPAIGIAVGIGLENKLLLGFSVVLLVLALVLFGPRKIFATKYFPIAVGIAVLLWLPWLIWQARNGWPQLEMGRAIAGGSSSTSNTPIGYILLQFGLMGPLLVPMWAYGLWWLWRNRSYRAFAATYVLMFLLYLGTGGKAYYLGGMYPILLAAASVPLARWLGTRRIRWAAVGSVAAVSAVFAAILFLPVLPLTALRDSPVLAINHDVGETVGWPEFVRRIGDVRAGLGPDVAIVTGNYGEAGAIERFGAQYHLPTPHSGHNAYWWWGPPSDSAREIITVGLPREGFARYCNDIELAGTIDNAEGIKNNERGKPIYVCHGLNASWSEIWPKAKHLG from the coding sequence GTGCGTCGAGGGCCAGCGTACGCCGCCGGGCCATGGGACGCTGTCGGTGTGTTCTACGTCGCGGCACTATTTGCCATGCTGCTCACCTCACTCGCCACCCGCTACGGGTATCACCGTGACGAAATGTACTTTCTCGCGGCGGGGAGGCACCTTGATTGGGCGTACCCCGATCAGCCGGTCCTAACGCCCTTGCTGGCACGGGCGATGTCGGCAATCGATCCCGATTCGTTATTGCTGCTGCGGGCGCCCGCGATCCTGGCCGCGACCGTCGTGGTGATCTGCGCCGGGTTTATGGCGCGCGAATTCGGCGGCGGTCGAGGGGCGCAGGCGCTGGCGGCCGGGGCGGTGGCATGCAGCCCGCTGCTGATGGGCGCCGGGCACATGCTCAACACCGAGGTGTTCGATCTAGCGGCGTGGTCCGTGGTGGGGGTGCTCGTGCTGCGCCTGATGGCGGATGGTGCTGCCGCGCGCTGGTGGCCCGCGATCGGGATAGCGGTCGGCATCGGCCTGGAGAACAAACTGCTGCTCGGCTTTTCCGTCGTGCTGCTGGTGCTCGCACTTGTCCTGTTCGGGCCGCGAAAAATCTTCGCGACCAAGTATTTTCCGATCGCGGTCGGCATCGCGGTGCTGCTGTGGCTGCCCTGGTTGATCTGGCAGGCGCGCAACGGATGGCCACAGCTGGAGATGGGCCGGGCCATCGCGGGCGGATCGTCGAGCACATCGAATACGCCGATCGGATACATACTGCTGCAATTCGGTTTGATGGGACCGCTGCTGGTGCCGATGTGGGCGTACGGGCTGTGGTGGTTGTGGCGCAACCGGAGCTACCGAGCCTTCGCCGCGACCTATGTGCTGATGTTCCTGCTGTATCTGGGAACCGGGGGCAAGGCGTACTACCTGGGCGGGATGTATCCGATTCTGCTTGCGGCCGCGTCGGTTCCGCTGGCGCGCTGGCTCGGCACGCGCCGAATCCGTTGGGCGGCGGTCGGTTCGGTGGCCGCGGTGAGCGCCGTCTTCGCGGCGATCCTGTTCCTGCCGGTGCTTCCGCTTACCGCACTTCGTGATTCGCCGGTGCTCGCGATCAACCACGACGTCGGCGAGACGGTGGGCTGGCCGGAATTCGTGCGCCGGATCGGCGACGTGCGGGCCGGACTCGGTCCGGATGTCGCGATCGTCACCGGGAACTACGGCGAGGCCGGTGCGATCGAGCGATTCGGTGCGCAATACCATCTGCCGACGCCGCACTCCGGTCACAATGCCTACTGGTGGTGGGGTCCGCCGAGCGATTCGGCGCGCGAGATCATCACCGTCGGGCTGCCGCGTGAGGGATTTGCGCGATACTGCAACGATATCGAGCTCGCGGGAACCATCGACAATGCCGAGGGCATCAAGAACAACGAGCGCGGTAAGCCGATCTACGTGTGCCACGGACTCAACGCGTCTTGGTCTGAAATATGGCCGAAGGCAAAGCATTTGGGATAG